A single Biomphalaria glabrata chromosome 2, xgBioGlab47.1, whole genome shotgun sequence DNA region contains:
- the LOC129924712 gene encoding serine-rich adhesin for platelets-like: protein MGDMAGVETFAAITNSIASTSITNSIASASITNTIASASITNSIATASITNSIASASITNSIATASITNSIASASITNSIASNSITNSIATASITNSIASTSITNSIASASITNSIASTSITNSIASNSITNSIASASITNSIASTSITNSIATASITNSIASTSITNSIASASITNSIASASITNSITSTSITNSIASASITNSITSTSITNSITSTSITNSIASTSITNSIASASITNSITSTSITNSITSTSITNSITSTSITNSIASASITNSITSTSITNSITSTSITNSIASASITNSIASNSITNTIASASITNTIASASITNSIASSSITNSIASASITNIIASASITNSIASASITNIIASASITNIIASASITNIIASASITNIIASASITNTIASASITNTIASASITNSIASASITNSIATASITNSIASTSITNSIASASITNSIASTSITNSIASASITNSITSTSITNSIASASITNSITSTSITNSITSTSITNSIASTSITNSIASASITNSITSTSITNLITSTSITNSITSTSITNSIASASITNSITSTSITNSITSTSITNSIASTSITNSITSTSITNSIASTSITNSITSTSITNSIASTSITNSITSASITNSIASTSITNSITSTSITNSIASTSITNSIASASITNSIASSSITNSIASASITNIIASASITNSIASASITNSITSTSITNIIASASITNIIASASITNSIASASITNIIASASITNSIASASITNIIASASITNTIASASITNTIASASITNLLTSTSITNSITSTSITNTIATASITNTIASASITNSITSTSITNSITSTSITNTIASTSITNSIASSSITNTIASASITNTIASASITNTIASASITNTIASASITISMASTSITNTIASASITNSIASASITNSIASASITISIASASITNTIASASITNSIASASITNSIASASITNTIASASITNSLLME from the exons ATGGGAGACATGGCTGGAGTCGAGA CCTTTGCCGCCATCACTAATTCAATCGCCTCTACCTCCATCACTAATTCAATCGCCTCTGCCTCCATAACTAATACAATCGCCTCTGCCTCCATCACTAATTCAATCGCCACAGCCTCCATCACTAATTCAATCGCCTCTGCCTCCATCACTAATTCAATCGCCACTGCCTCCATCACTAATTCAATCGCCTCTGCCTCCATCACTAATTCAATCGCCTCTAACTCCATCACTAATTCAATCGCCACTGCCTCCATCACTAATTCAATCGCCTCTACCTCCATCACTAATTCAATCGCCTCTGCCTCCATCACTAATTCAATCGCCTCTACCTCCATCACTAATTCAATCGCCTCTAACTCCATCACTAATTCAATCGCCTCTGCCTCCATCACTAATTCAATCGCCTCTACCTCCATCACTAATTCAATCGCCACTGCCTCCATCACTAATTCAATCGCCTCTACCTCCATCACTAATTCAATCGCCTCTGCCTCCATCACTAATTCAATCGCCTCTGCCTCCATCACTAATTCAATCACCTCTACCTCCATCACTAATTCAATCGCCTCTGCCTCCATCACTAATTCAATCACCTCTACCTCCATCACTAATTCAATCACCTCTACCTCCATCACTAATTCAATCGCCTCTACCTCCATCACTAATTCAATCGCCTCTGCCTCCATCACTAATTCAATCACCTCTACCTCCATCACTAATTCAATCACCTCTACCTCCATCACTAATTCAATCACCTCTACCTCCATCACTAATTCAATCGCCTCTGCCTCCATCACTAATTCAATCACCTCTACCTCCATCACTAATTCAATCACCTCTACCTCCATCACTAATTCAATCGCCTCTGCCTCCATCACTAATTCAATCGCCTCTAACTCCATCACTAATACAATCGCCTCTGCCTCCATCACTAATACAATCGCCTCTGCCTCCATCACTAATTCAATCGCCTCTTCCTCCATCACTAATTCAATCGCCTCTGCCTCCATTACTAATATAATCGCCTCTGCCTCCATCACTAATTCAATCGCCTCTGCCTCCATTACTAATATAATCGCCTCTGCCTCCATTACTAATATAATCGCCTCTGCCTCCATTACTAATATAATCGCCTCTGCCTCCATCACTAATATAATCGCCTCTGCCTCCATCACTAATACAATCGCCTCTGCCTCCATCACTAATACAATCGCCTCTGCCTCCATCACTAATTCAATCGCCTCTGCCTCCATCACTAATTCAATCGCCACTGCCTCCATCACTAATTCAATCGCCTCTACCTCCATCACTAATTCAATCGCCTCTGCCTCCATCACTAATTCAATCGCCTCTACCTCCATCACTAATTCAATCGCCTCTGCCTCCATCACTAATTCAATCACCTCTACCTCCATCACTAATTCAATCGCCTCTGCCTCCATCACTAATTCAATCACCTCTACCTCCATCACTAATTCAATCACCTCTACCTCCATCACTAATTCAATCGCCTCTACCTCCATCACTAATTCAATCGCCTCTGCCTCCATCACTAATTCAATCACCTCTACCTCCATCACTAATTTAATCACCTCTACCTCCATCACTAATTCAATCACCTCTACCTCCATCACTAATTCAATCGCCTCTGCCTCCATCACTAATTCAATCACCTCTACCTCCATCACTAATTCAATCACCTCTACCTCCATCACTAATTCAATCGCCTCTACCTCCATCACTAATTCAATCACCTCTACCTCCATCACTAATTCAATCGCCTCTACCTCCATCACTAATTCAATCACCTCTACCTCCATCACTAATTCAATCGCCTCTACCTCCATCACTAATTCAATCACCTCTGCCTCCATCACTAATTCAATCGCCTCTACCTCCATCACTAATTCAATCACCTCTACCTCCATCACTAATTCAATCGCCTCTACCTCCATCACTAATTCAATCGCCTCTGCCTCCATCACTAATTCAATCGCCTCTTCCTCCATCACTAATTCAATCGCCTCTGCCTCCATTACTAATATAATCGCCTCTGCCTCCATCACTAATTCAATAGCCTCTGCCTCCATCACTAATTCAATCACCTCTACCTCCATCACTAATATAATCGCCTCTGCCTCCATCACTAATATAATCGCCTCTGCCTCCATCACTAATTCAATCGCCTCTGCCTCCATTACTAATATAATCGCCTCTGCCTCCATCACTAATTCAATCGCCTCTGCCTCCATTACTAATATAATCGCCTCTGCCTCCATCACTAATACAATCGCCTCTGCCTCCATCACTAATACAATCGCCTCTGCCTCCATCACTAATTTACTCACCTCTACCTCCATCACTAATTCAATCACCTCTACCTCCATCACTAATACAATCGCCACTGCCTCCATCACTAATACAATCGCCTCTGCCTCCATCACTAATTCAATCACCTCTACCTCCATCACTAATTCAATCACCTCTACCTCCATCACTAATACAATCGCCTCTACCTCCATCACTAATTCAATCGCCTCTTCCTCCATCACTAATACAATCGCCTCTGCCTCCATCACTAATACAATCGCCTCTGCCTCCATCACTAATACAATCGCCTCTGCCTCCATCACTAATACAATCGCCTCTGCCTCCATCACTATTTCAATGGCCTCTACCTCCATCACTAATACAATCGCCTCTGCCTCCATCACTAATTCAATCGCCTCTGCCTCCATCACTAATTCAATCGCCTCTGCCTCCATCACTATTTCAATCGCCTCTGCCTCCATCACTAATACAATCGCCTCTGCCTCCATCACTAATTCAATCGCCTCTGCCTCCATCACTAATTCAATCGCCTCTGCCTCCATCACTAATACAATCGCCTCTGCCTCCATCACCAATTCACTTCTTATGGAATGA